The genomic segment GGACGGCATCTGCGGGGGCGTCGATCGTCATGTTCACCGGGCGGAATATTAAATGATGATCGACATATTATAAGAGAATGAGGCGGCCGGCGCAGCCCTGGCTCATGCAGGGCTCACCACGGCAGGCCGCATAGGTCGATCGTGCCCAGCGTCGGCGCGCGCACGATGTGGAAGACATAGGGCGCCATGTAGGTGAACCGGATCCGCCCTTCCGGCTGCTCGCAATAGACCTCGCCGTTGAAGGGCAGCCAGCTCCGGGCCTGGTAGAAGGTCGCGTTGTGCGGCTCGCAGACCAGCAGGGCGAAACGGACCGCCTCGTTGGCGCGGATCGTATGCACCGCTGCCTCGATAGCCGTGGTTGCATAGCCACGGCCGCGCTGGTCCTCGCGCGTGGAGACGCCGCCGATGCCGCCGACATGAACCTTCTGTCCGTTCCAGGTGATGGTGCGGAAGTAGATGCCGACGTGGCAGACGAGACCGTCCTCGGGCGTCTCGAGCAGCACGCGGAGATCGGCATTGGCCCATTTGACGTGAGCCCAGGGCTTGCCTGCGACCAACTGCGGTGCCCAGACCGCCTGAAGCAGCGGCTCCGCGATCGGCCACGAGGCGTCGCCGTTCAATATGTCGATTTCGATGCTCATGGCGTGGTCCTCCACAGCTCCGTTTCATGGCGCGCTTGTTCTGTCTTAAGCGCTTCAAAGGCAATGATATTTTACCACGGCCCGCAGGCCTGATCGACGGTGGCCGATTGCGATCAATTTGTGCATTCGGGCACGGCGCGCCCGGTCACGCCCTTTCGCAAATTCTAAGGTATTTAATGGCGGCGGAACCTTCTATAAGGGGTGACCGTTAGAACTCGTTCCCCACCAGTTGCGGACAAGAAGCCATGACCTTTACGCTGCCCCCACTTCCTTACGCCTATGACGCCCTCGGCCAGTACATGTCGAAGGAGACGCTGGAATATCACCACGACAAGCATCATCAGGCCTACGTCACCAACGGCAACAACGCGCTCAAGGGGACCGAATGGGAAGGCAAGTCCCTTGAAGAGATCGTCAAGGGCTCGTTCGGCAAGAACCCTGCGGTGTTCAACAACGCCGGCCAGCACTACAACCACATCCATTTCTGGAGCTGGATGAAGCCCAATGGCGGCGGCACCAAGCTGCCGGGCAAGATCGAGAAGAAGATCAACGAGGACCTCGGCGGTTTCGAGAAGTTCAAGACGGACTTCCAGGCGGCCGGCGTCGGCCAGTTCGGCTCCGGCTGGTGCTGGCTCCAGGTCAAGAACGGCAAGCTCGAGATCTCCAAGACCCCGAACGGCGAGAATCCGCTGGTGCACGGCGCCACCCCGATCCTCGGCTGCGACGTCTGGGAGCACTCCTACTACATCGACTATCGCAACCGCCGCCCTGATTATCTCAAGGCGTTCGTCGAGAACCTCGTGAACTGGGAATACGTGGAGTCCCTGTTCGAGAAGGCGTGACGATGTCATTCCGGGGCGCGCGAAAGCGCGAGCCCGGAATCCATTGTCCGTTCGGGTGACGCCCGATGGATTCCGGGCTCGGCGCTGACGCGCCGCCCCGGAATGACAGAAACAAAGGCGGTCGCAGGCGCGACCGCCTTTTTTGCTGTGCGGAATTGCCCTGCGCCGAGCGCGCACGGGTCTGTCATCGTACCGTTTGCATCGGGGGAACACGGCCCTTAATCAGGGCGGGCATCATCCTCGAGCGACCCAGCCCCGTTGTCAGAACCTTCCCCGAACAATCCGGCGCCTGGCGGCGACGCGGAATCCGAGCCGCGGCCGGGCCGGGTCCGCAAGCCGATCGGCTGGTCGACCATCATCATCGCAGCTCTGGTGGCGGTGAGTGCGGCACTGGTCTGGCGGCGCGACGGCACCGACGGCGTTCTGGACATACTCACCCACGATCTCTCGCTGTTCTCGGGCATCCTGCCGCGCGTGCTCGCCGGCTGCCTGCTCGGCGCCTTCATCTCGGAAATCCTGCCGCACGAGAAAGTCTCGCGCTCGCTCGGGCCGAAATCCGGGCTGATGGGCCTGCTGATCGGCACCGCCTTCGGCGCAATCCTGCCCGGCGGTCCCTTCACCGCCTATCCGGTCGCCAGCGCACTCCTCGCGGTCGGCGCCGATTTCGGCGCAACCATCGCCATGGTCGTGAGCTGGACGCTGATCGGCTATGGCCGGGCGGTCGCCTGGGAAATCCCGATCATGGGCACCGATTTCACGCTGTGGCGGATTTTGATCTCGCTGCCGCTGCCCGTGCTCGCCGGCGCGCTCGGCCGCTTCGTCTACATCAGGCTCTATCCGAAGCCCCTCGCGAAGGACGACGAGAGTTGAGCGCAGCGCTTCTGATCGACGTTCTGCTGTGGGGTTCGGTGCTCGGCGTCGGGCTGATCGCCTTTCGCCGCGGCGCGCCGGTGTTCAAGGCATCCTTGCGCGAAGGCACGATGGACTTCGTCAACATCGTGCCGCGGATTGCGCTCGGCGTGATCGGCTCCGGCTACATCG from the Bradyrhizobium sp. WBAH42 genome contains:
- a CDS encoding permease; translation: MSEPSPNNPAPGGDAESEPRPGRVRKPIGWSTIIIAALVAVSAALVWRRDGTDGVLDILTHDLSLFSGILPRVLAGCLLGAFISEILPHEKVSRSLGPKSGLMGLLIGTAFGAILPGGPFTAYPVASALLAVGADFGATIAMVVSWTLIGYGRAVAWEIPIMGTDFTLWRILISLPLPVLAGALGRFVYIRLYPKPLAKDDES
- a CDS encoding GNAT family N-acetyltransferase; its protein translation is MSIEIDILNGDASWPIAEPLLQAVWAPQLVAGKPWAHVKWANADLRVLLETPEDGLVCHVGIYFRTITWNGQKVHVGGIGGVSTREDQRGRGYATTAIEAAVHTIRANEAVRFALLVCEPHNATFYQARSWLPFNGEVYCEQPEGRIRFTYMAPYVFHIVRAPTLGTIDLCGLPW
- a CDS encoding superoxide dismutase; amino-acid sequence: MTFTLPPLPYAYDALGQYMSKETLEYHHDKHHQAYVTNGNNALKGTEWEGKSLEEIVKGSFGKNPAVFNNAGQHYNHIHFWSWMKPNGGGTKLPGKIEKKINEDLGGFEKFKTDFQAAGVGQFGSGWCWLQVKNGKLEISKTPNGENPLVHGATPILGCDVWEHSYYIDYRNRRPDYLKAFVENLVNWEYVESLFEKA